One window of the Burkholderia ubonensis subsp. mesacidophila genome contains the following:
- a CDS encoding amino acid adenylation domain-containing protein: protein MPSHPTDLPLSHPPQLDALFDARAAAHPDRPALHVEERVISYAALAARKAGVRDALLDAGLFDAHRSIGLLCAKAADAYAAMLAIMASGNVYVPLNPGHPPERIRKIVESARLSTFVVDAASFPAIAGWLVEVAADVTVFMLNASSDAAVAHPANVRLRAVRPADGAPVRPAAAHTCELAYLMFTSGSTGAPKGVPVKHANVLALLAGLRPVLALHGDDRLTHFAELSFDFSVGEIFPCWDAGACLYLPSQVDLLDPAAFVRRHGLTVWSSVPTLGAYVQQLAALSSGRMPTLRLALFCGEALPTGLARFWHDAAPDARIVNLYGPTEATVFATSYTFDPAAPPPGEWVPIGEPFDTVLARIDTAGEPDRPIGELLLAGPQVVERYWGEAGASGESAGRFVADPAIADRRWYRTGDLVSRSPHHGYVFHGRADHQVKVRGFRIELQEIEATLRRLLPDQQVAVVAARGGVGQEAELVAFCARLDIDRDELARRCALELPAYMVPHVVMALAPFPVNVNGKVDYLSLQRLAAAALAEPEAVPAPAR from the coding sequence ATGCCTAGTCATCCGACCGACCTCCCGCTGTCGCATCCTCCGCAGCTCGACGCGCTGTTCGATGCGCGCGCCGCCGCGCACCCCGATCGCCCCGCGCTGCATGTCGAGGAACGCGTGATCAGCTATGCGGCGCTGGCCGCGCGAAAGGCCGGCGTGCGCGATGCGTTGCTGGACGCGGGGCTGTTCGACGCGCACCGCTCCATCGGCCTGCTCTGCGCCAAGGCGGCAGACGCTTACGCGGCGATGCTGGCGATCATGGCGAGCGGCAACGTGTACGTGCCCCTCAATCCGGGCCATCCGCCCGAGCGCATCCGCAAGATTGTGGAATCGGCGCGCCTGTCGACCTTCGTCGTCGACGCGGCGTCGTTTCCGGCGATCGCCGGCTGGCTGGTCGAGGTGGCCGCCGACGTCACGGTCTTCATGCTGAACGCGTCGTCCGACGCCGCCGTCGCGCATCCGGCGAACGTCCGGCTGCGCGCCGTCCGGCCCGCCGACGGCGCGCCGGTCCGCCCGGCGGCCGCGCACACCTGCGAGCTTGCCTACCTGATGTTCACCTCCGGCAGCACCGGCGCGCCCAAGGGCGTACCGGTCAAGCACGCGAACGTGCTCGCGCTGCTGGCTGGCCTGCGTCCGGTGCTCGCGTTGCACGGCGACGACCGACTCACCCATTTCGCGGAACTCAGCTTCGATTTCTCGGTGGGCGAGATCTTTCCGTGCTGGGATGCGGGGGCTTGCCTGTACCTGCCATCGCAGGTGGACCTGCTCGATCCGGCCGCCTTCGTTCGGCGCCACGGGCTGACCGTATGGAGTTCCGTGCCGACGCTGGGCGCATACGTGCAGCAACTCGCCGCGCTGTCCAGCGGGCGCATGCCGACGTTGCGCCTCGCGCTGTTCTGCGGCGAGGCGCTGCCGACAGGCTTGGCGCGCTTCTGGCATGACGCCGCGCCGGACGCCCGGATCGTCAACCTCTATGGCCCCACCGAGGCCACGGTGTTCGCCACGTCGTATACGTTCGACCCCGCCGCGCCGCCGCCAGGCGAGTGGGTGCCGATCGGCGAGCCGTTCGATACGGTGCTCGCGCGCATCGACACGGCGGGCGAGCCCGATCGCCCGATCGGCGAACTGCTGCTGGCGGGCCCGCAGGTCGTCGAGCGGTACTGGGGCGAAGCGGGCGCATCGGGCGAATCGGCCGGCCGTTTCGTCGCCGATCCCGCGATCGCGGACCGGCGCTGGTATCGCACCGGCGATCTCGTCAGCCGCAGCCCGCATCACGGCTACGTATTCCATGGACGCGCGGATCATCAGGTGAAAGTGCGCGGCTTTCGCATCGAGTTGCAGGAGATCGAAGCGACCTTGCGCCGCCTGTTGCCGGACCAGCAGGTCGCCGTGGTGGCCGCGCGCGGCGGCGTCGGGCAGGAGGCGGAACTGGTGGCGTTCTGTGCCCGGCTCGACATCGACCGCGACGAGCTGGCCCGGCGGTGCGCGCTCGAGCTTCCGGCCTACATGGTGCCGCACGTGGTGATGGCGCTGGCGCCGTTTCCCGTCAACGTCAATGGAAAGGTCGACTACCTGAGCCTTCAGCGTCTCGCCGCCGCGGCGCTTGCGGAACCGGAAGCGGTTCCGGCGCCGGCGAGATGA